From the Desulfovibrio sp. JY genome, one window contains:
- the nhaB gene encoding sodium/proton antiporter NhaB yields the protein MTKTLPQAFLSNLLGASPDWYKLTIAAFLILNPILLQLAGPFVTGWVLIAEFIFTLAMALSCYPLPAGGLLALEAVILGMTSPETLYDEALHNFPVILLLIFMVAGIYFMKDMLQYSFTKLLIKVRSKILLSLLFCFAGAFLSAFLDALTVTAVIIAVALGFYEVYHRFVSSGQCRLGDESALDDICKRDLKEFRGFLRNLMMHGAVGTALGGVCTLVGEPQNLLVAHEMGWHFMEFFIKVAPVSMPVLAIGLLTCVTVERFHLSGYGHALPTAVRRILADEDARREAALTNKARAALYVQAAAAIYLVIALALHLAEVGLIGLSIIILLTAFCGRTEEHQIGNAFTEALPFTALLVVFFAVVAVIHDQHLFAPIIEFVLSLSGKSQTAAYYLANGLLSMISDNVFVATVYITETKAHFIKLFSEMQGLGMSGTDLLARLTDAHLNRVDVLAALPKEVVPQVTATIEQFDRLAVAINTGTNIPSVATPNGQAAFLFLLTSALAPLIRLSYGQMVRLALPYTITMTATGLVAVWVLL from the coding sequence ATGACCAAGACGTTACCCCAGGCTTTCCTCTCCAACCTGCTCGGCGCCTCGCCCGACTGGTACAAACTGACCATCGCCGCCTTTCTCATTCTCAATCCCATTTTGCTGCAACTGGCCGGTCCGTTCGTCACCGGCTGGGTGCTCATCGCCGAGTTCATCTTCACCCTGGCCATGGCCCTTTCCTGTTATCCGCTGCCGGCCGGCGGCCTGCTCGCCCTGGAAGCCGTCATCCTGGGCATGACCTCGCCGGAAACCCTCTACGACGAGGCCCTGCACAACTTTCCCGTCATTTTGCTGCTCATCTTCATGGTGGCCGGCATCTATTTCATGAAGGACATGCTCCAGTATTCCTTCACCAAGCTGCTCATAAAGGTGCGCTCGAAAATCCTGCTGTCGCTCCTGTTCTGCTTTGCCGGAGCCTTTCTGTCGGCCTTCCTCGACGCCCTGACCGTCACCGCAGTCATCATCGCCGTGGCCCTGGGCTTTTACGAGGTCTACCACCGCTTCGTCTCGTCCGGACAATGCAGACTCGGCGACGAATCGGCGCTCGACGACATCTGCAAACGCGATCTCAAGGAATTTCGGGGATTTCTGCGCAACCTCATGATGCACGGCGCGGTGGGCACGGCCCTTGGCGGCGTGTGCACGCTGGTTGGCGAGCCCCAGAACCTGCTGGTGGCCCACGAGATGGGCTGGCACTTCATGGAATTCTTCATCAAGGTGGCCCCGGTTTCCATGCCGGTGCTGGCCATAGGGCTTTTAACCTGCGTCACGGTCGAACGCTTCCATCTTTCCGGCTACGGCCACGCCCTGCCCACCGCCGTACGCCGTATTCTGGCCGACGAGGACGCCCGGCGCGAAGCCGCACTGACCAACAAGGCCCGGGCCGCGCTCTACGTCCAGGCGGCGGCGGCCATCTACCTGGTCATCGCCCTGGCCCTGCATCTGGCCGAGGTGGGGCTGATCGGCCTGTCCATCATCATTTTGCTCACCGCCTTTTGCGGCCGCACCGAGGAACATCAGATCGGCAACGCCTTCACCGAGGCCCTGCCGTTTACCGCCCTACTCGTGGTCTTTTTCGCGGTGGTGGCCGTCATCCACGACCAGCACCTCTTCGCGCCCATCATCGAGTTCGTGCTGTCGCTTTCCGGCAAAAGCCAGACCGCAGCCTACTATCTGGCCAACGGCCTGCTTTCCATGATCAGCGACAACGTCTTCGTGGCCACGGTCTACATCACCGAAACCAAGGCGCATTTCATCAAGCTCTTCTCCGAGATGCAGGGGCTTGGCATGAGCGGGACCGACCTGCTGGCCAGGCTGACCGACGCCCACCTCAACCGGGTCGACGTCCTGGCCGCGCTGCCCAAGGAAGTGGTGCCTCAGGTCACGGCGACCATAGAACAGTTCGACCGGCTGGCCGTGGCCATCAACACCGGCACCAACATCCCGAGCGTGGCCACGCCCAACGGCCAGGCCGCGTTCCTGTTCCTGCTGACCTCGGCCTTGGCGCCGCTCATCCGCCTGTCCTACGGCCAGATGGTGCGCCTGGCCCTGCCCTACACCATCACCATGACCGCAACCGGCCTCGTCGCCGTCTGGGTGTTGCTGTAA
- a CDS encoding Rrf2 family transcriptional regulator, translated as MKLTTRSRYGTRMILDMALHAADGPVRIKDVAARQGVSVKYLEKLVRELKGAGFVRSRRGPRGGHELAKPLSEITVGAIVRALEGDMSLVECDGEGGGQACPRLADCLTREVWAEAARAMHERLDAITLADLVAKADAAAVARRDAACR; from the coding sequence ATGAAGCTCACCACCCGAAGCCGTTACGGAACCCGCATGATCCTGGACATGGCCCTCCACGCCGCCGACGGCCCGGTACGCATCAAGGATGTGGCCGCCCGCCAGGGGGTTTCCGTCAAGTATCTGGAAAAGCTCGTGCGCGAGCTCAAAGGGGCGGGATTCGTGCGCAGTCGTCGCGGGCCGCGCGGCGGGCACGAACTGGCGAAGCCCCTGTCCGAGATCACCGTGGGGGCCATCGTGCGGGCCCTCGAAGGGGACATGTCCCTGGTCGAATGCGACGGGGAGGGCGGCGGGCAGGCCTGTCCGCGCCTGGCCGACTGCCTGACCCGCGAGGTATGGGCCGAGGCCGCCCGGGCCATGCACGAGCGCCTCGACGCCATCACCCTGGCCGATCTGGTGGCCAAGGCCGATGCAGCCGCCGTCGCGCGCCGCGATGCCGCCTGCCGGTGA
- a CDS encoding sensor histidine kinase has product MPQRDDLLFFGRISASLSHELKNVLAVMNEQAGLLEDLACMAGKGMPLDPERLAATAACLLRQVRRGDALLTHFNRFAHTPDAAERAVSLPEAANLAVALACRQAGMGKVELSALPGEAATVTVDPFLLCRLLAWCLDVALERPGPERAITVASRADADGPALAVSGLDPDAPAPDGGDGRALAESLGARLDILPGSIRIVWADA; this is encoded by the coding sequence ATGCCGCAACGCGACGACCTGCTCTTTTTCGGCCGCATCAGCGCCTCGCTTTCCCACGAACTCAAAAACGTCCTGGCCGTGATGAACGAGCAGGCCGGTCTGCTCGAGGACCTGGCCTGCATGGCCGGGAAAGGCATGCCCCTCGACCCCGAGCGGTTGGCCGCGACGGCCGCCTGCCTGCTGCGGCAAGTGCGCCGGGGCGATGCGCTGCTCACCCATTTCAACCGCTTCGCCCATACCCCGGACGCGGCCGAGCGCGCCGTCTCCCTGCCCGAGGCCGCCAACCTGGCCGTGGCGCTGGCCTGCCGGCAGGCCGGCATGGGCAAGGTGGAACTCTCGGCCCTGCCCGGCGAGGCCGCCACGGTCACCGTCGATCCCTTTCTGCTGTGCCGCCTGCTCGCTTGGTGCCTGGACGTCGCCCTGGAACGCCCCGGCCCGGAGCGGGCCATAACCGTCGCCTCCCGGGCCGATGCCGACGGTCCCGCCCTGGCCGTGTCTGGGCTCGATCCCGATGCCCCCGCCCCGGATGGCGGCGACGGGCGCGCCCTGGCCGAGAGTCTGGGCGCGCGCCTGGACATACTCCCGGGCAGCATCCGCATCGTCTGGGCCGACGCCTGA
- a CDS encoding two-component sensor histidine kinase codes for MGLFDRLRPQFWDGAADTGGPYRSLFNFRRLWWLSVALLTAVSLTPLCIMTVIDFSVTKRAVTQENLHRTAITTSNTRRTLTYFLDERLAALGFAAREEAYASLATPGRLAELLRDLKAAFGGFMDLGVIDDTGRQIAYVGPYDLLGIDYSKEAWFTATAAAGHYISDIFLGFRNVPHMVIAVRAARSGGGFFVLRATVDTQRINDILSSLDLSGGGDAFLINHQGVLQTMSRSHGAVFEHLRLPVPSPSDRTEVFETKTAENGLIVGYAYIDRTPLILMVVKRQAELMKPWYAMRLDLFGFLSASMLVILVVIVGVATYMVEKIHAADQTRAKTMQQMEHTNRMASIGRLAAGVAHEINNPLAIINEKAGLMQDLLRYAKEPPTPDRLVGLIDSILASVERAGTITKRLLSFARHLEVHVEAVSLTKIAEEVLSFLTKEAEYRRIQVDVEAEPNVPDLESDRGKLQQILLNLVNNAFQAMDDGGHLRLRVFAPSPEDVAVSVADNGCGIPAADVKRIFEPFYSTKKKKGGTGLGLSITYGLVQELGGTLAVESELGHGSTFTVTFPLSKGDADNAHTARG; via the coding sequence ATGGGGCTTTTTGACCGATTGCGCCCGCAATTCTGGGACGGCGCCGCCGACACGGGGGGGCCGTACCGAAGCCTGTTCAACTTCCGCCGGCTGTGGTGGCTGTCGGTTGCGCTTCTGACCGCCGTCTCACTGACGCCCCTTTGCATCATGACGGTCATCGACTTTAGCGTCACCAAGCGGGCCGTCACCCAGGAAAATCTGCACCGCACCGCCATCACCACCTCCAACACCCGGCGCACCCTGACCTATTTCCTGGACGAACGCCTGGCGGCCCTCGGGTTCGCCGCCCGGGAAGAAGCCTATGCCTCCCTGGCCACGCCCGGACGCCTGGCCGAACTGCTGCGGGACTTGAAAGCCGCTTTCGGCGGCTTCATGGACCTCGGCGTCATCGACGACACCGGCAGGCAGATCGCCTACGTCGGCCCCTACGACCTGCTCGGCATCGATTATTCCAAGGAGGCCTGGTTCACCGCCACTGCCGCCGCGGGCCACTACATCAGCGACATTTTTCTGGGGTTCCGCAACGTGCCCCACATGGTCATCGCCGTGCGGGCCGCCCGGAGCGGCGGCGGCTTCTTCGTGCTGCGGGCGACCGTCGACACCCAGCGCATCAACGATATCCTCTCGAGCCTCGACCTTTCCGGCGGCGGCGACGCCTTTCTCATCAACCATCAGGGCGTGCTCCAGACCATGTCCCGCTCCCACGGCGCGGTCTTCGAGCATCTGCGCCTGCCCGTGCCGTCGCCCTCGGACCGCACCGAGGTCTTCGAGACCAAGACCGCCGAAAACGGCCTCATCGTCGGCTATGCCTACATCGACCGCACACCGCTGATCCTCATGGTGGTCAAGCGCCAGGCCGAGCTCATGAAGCCCTGGTATGCTATGCGCCTGGACCTCTTCGGCTTTCTGTCCGCGAGCATGCTCGTCATCCTGGTCGTGATCGTGGGCGTGGCCACCTACATGGTGGAAAAGATCCACGCCGCCGACCAGACCCGGGCCAAGACCATGCAGCAGATGGAGCACACCAACCGCATGGCCTCCATCGGCCGGCTGGCCGCCGGCGTGGCCCACGAGATCAACAACCCGCTGGCTATCATAAACGAGAAGGCCGGGCTCATGCAGGACCTCCTGCGCTACGCCAAGGAGCCGCCGACGCCGGACCGTCTGGTCGGGCTCATCGACTCCATCCTGGCCTCGGTGGAGCGCGCCGGCACCATCACCAAGCGCCTGCTCTCCTTTGCCCGGCACCTGGAAGTGCATGTCGAGGCGGTGAGCCTGACCAAGATCGCCGAGGAGGTCCTAAGCTTCCTGACCAAGGAAGCCGAATACCGCCGCATCCAGGTGGACGTGGAAGCCGAGCCGAACGTGCCCGACCTCGAATCCGACCGGGGCAAGCTGCAGCAGATCCTTTTGAATCTCGTCAACAACGCCTTCCAGGCCATGGACGACGGCGGGCATCTGCGCCTGCGCGTCTTCGCGCCAAGCCCGGAGGACGTGGCCGTCAGCGTCGCGGACAACGGCTGCGGCATCCCGGCGGCCGACGTCAAACGCATCTTCGAACCGTTTTACTCCACCAAGAAGAAAAAGGGCGGCACGGGGCTCGGGCTCTCCATCACCTACGGGCTCGTGCAGGAGCTCGGCGGCACGCTGGCCGTGGAAAGCGAACTCGGCCACGGCTCGACTTTCACCGTGACGTTCCCGCTGTCCAAAGGAGACGCCGACAATGCGCATACTGCTCGTGGATGA
- a CDS encoding DUF459 domain-containing protein yields MRSPSQALLLAVLMASLILPPVLPAAKAATAGPAHKTRTRILLVGDSLSIGLGKQLEMIFAGQPGVRFGHLGKVSSGLANPAFFDWDAHLTSLVAADHPDMVLIMVGANDDKPLPGPGGKSLPFGTKAWDAAYAARLSRLHGIIRAANPGASVYFLGVPVMADAAFDKKMIHMSGVIAATARRLPDSHYIDVRDVLADANGAFAPVAKTPDGGLTKLRADDGVHISGTGSRLLAARCLEAVADAAGLPKARLLASIEDRDARPVAGTAAVPVKMVAAAKLDVARPQTAKPQAARPEAVKAQAQPAKTPEVAVAVAKPVSPAPSAAAYTVADGDTLWSVAKRLGVSADALAQANPGVDPRRLSIGQSLAVPAGGTMVAAATPTIQSAAATGHGHIVAEGDNYWSVARRYDVSVAALTAANPGVDPTRLRIGQELAIPAGAAHGAPVHVADKGRYVVTDGDNFWLIAHRLGIDVAALTQANAAVDPQKLQPGQVLSLPGVAKAESGDQAPARDSRTVGDTALYPVAKGDTLWALSRRFGVDLDTLLTVNGEVDPSRLQVGQLVTIPGGQPVASAETLAFPVSEGDTLAGIAKRFDVSVVDLLAANPGVDPLRLQVGQVLRVPSSLAAVAASGSGRPTPAKASVPTANPADATPAVGAAARAHTVSLGDTVWDIARRYGISVERILSENSGLDPMHLRIGQTVHLPDTVVTMAAVR; encoded by the coding sequence ATTTTCGCCGGGCAACCCGGCGTGCGTTTCGGACATTTGGGCAAGGTCTCGAGCGGGTTGGCCAACCCGGCCTTTTTCGACTGGGACGCCCATTTGACCTCCCTGGTCGCGGCCGACCATCCCGACATGGTGCTCATCATGGTGGGCGCCAACGACGACAAGCCCCTGCCCGGTCCGGGCGGCAAATCGCTTCCTTTCGGCACCAAGGCCTGGGACGCGGCGTATGCCGCGCGCCTGTCCAGGCTGCATGGCATCATCCGGGCGGCCAACCCCGGCGCTTCCGTTTATTTCCTCGGCGTGCCGGTCATGGCCGATGCCGCCTTTGATAAAAAGATGATTCATATGAGCGGGGTCATCGCGGCCACGGCACGCCGTTTGCCCGACAGCCATTATATCGACGTTCGTGACGTGTTGGCCGACGCCAACGGCGCGTTCGCTCCGGTGGCCAAGACCCCGGACGGCGGCCTGACCAAGTTGCGGGCCGACGACGGCGTGCATATTTCCGGAACCGGCTCCCGGCTTCTGGCCGCGCGTTGTCTGGAGGCCGTTGCCGATGCGGCCGGTTTGCCCAAGGCGCGGCTCTTGGCTTCCATAGAGGACAGGGACGCGCGCCCGGTCGCCGGGACCGCCGCCGTGCCCGTCAAGATGGTGGCAGCCGCCAAGCTTGATGTTGCCAGGCCGCAGACGGCCAAGCCCCAGGCCGCCAGGCCCGAAGCCGTCAAGGCGCAGGCCCAGCCGGCCAAGACGCCCGAAGTGGCGGTCGCTGTGGCCAAGCCCGTTTCTCCGGCTCCTTCCGCCGCCGCTTACACCGTGGCTGACGGTGACACGCTGTGGTCCGTGGCCAAGCGTCTCGGCGTCTCGGCCGATGCCCTGGCCCAGGCCAATCCGGGTGTGGACCCGCGCCGCCTGTCCATCGGCCAGTCCCTGGCCGTGCCGGCCGGCGGCACCATGGTGGCTGCGGCCACCCCGACGATCCAGTCCGCCGCCGCGACCGGGCACGGGCATATCGTGGCCGAGGGTGACAACTACTGGTCCGTGGCCCGTCGGTACGACGTGAGTGTGGCCGCCCTGACCGCCGCCAACCCCGGCGTCGATCCGACCCGGCTGCGCATCGGCCAGGAACTGGCCATTCCCGCCGGGGCCGCTCACGGCGCGCCGGTCCACGTCGCGGACAAGGGGCGTTACGTGGTTACCGACGGCGACAATTTCTGGCTCATCGCCCATCGCCTCGGCATCGACGTGGCCGCGCTCACCCAGGCCAATGCCGCCGTGGACCCGCAAAAGCTCCAGCCCGGCCAGGTGCTGTCCCTGCCCGGCGTGGCCAAGGCCGAAAGCGGTGATCAGGCCCCGGCCCGGGATTCCCGGACCGTCGGCGACACCGCCCTCTACCCGGTGGCCAAGGGCGATACCCTGTGGGCGCTTTCCCGCCGCTTCGGCGTGGACCTCGATACCCTGCTCACGGTCAACGGCGAGGTCGATCCGTCCCGCTTGCAGGTCGGCCAGCTTGTGACCATCCCCGGCGGCCAGCCCGTGGCTTCGGCCGAGACCCTGGCCTTCCCGGTGTCCGAGGGCGACACCCTGGCCGGCATTGCCAAGCGTTTCGACGTGAGCGTCGTCGATCTTCTGGCCGCCAACCCCGGCGTCGATCCGCTCCGCCTGCAGGTGGGCCAGGTGCTGCGGGTGCCGTCGTCCCTGGCCGCCGTGGCCGCCTCGGGCTCGGGCCGGCCGACTCCGGCCAAGGCTTCCGTGCCCACGGCCAATCCCGCCGATGCGACGCCGGCTGTGGGCGCGGCGGCGCGTGCGCACACTGTGTCGCTTGGCGATACGGTCTGGGACATCGCCCGTCGCTACGGCATCAGCGTGGAGCGCATCCTGTCGGAAAACAGCGGCCTGGACCCCATGCATCTGCGCATCGGCCAGACCGTGCATCTGCCCGACACCGTCGTGACCATGGCGGCGGTGCGCTGA
- a CDS encoding response regulator has translation MRILLVDDEKELVSALAERLNLRGIEAEYATDGDEASDKVRAGAYDLAVLDMKMPGLSGLDLKKKLQRLRPGMRFIFMTGHGSEEDFRAGSAEAAGYLVKPVRIDDLIAAVGTALAGGQG, from the coding sequence ATGCGCATACTGCTCGTGGATGACGAAAAGGAACTCGTCTCGGCCCTGGCCGAGCGACTCAATCTGCGGGGCATCGAGGCCGAATACGCCACGGACGGCGACGAAGCCTCGGACAAGGTCCGGGCCGGGGCCTACGACCTGGCCGTGCTGGACATGAAGATGCCGGGCTTAAGCGGCCTGGACCTCAAAAAAAAGCTCCAGCGCCTGCGCCCCGGCATGCGGTTCATTTTCATGACCGGCCACGGCTCGGAGGAAGATTTCCGGGCCGGTTCGGCCGAAGCCGCCGGCTATCTGGTCAAGCCCGTGCGCATCGACGACCTCATCGCCGCCGTGGGCACGGCCCTGGCCGGCGGCCAGGGTTAA
- a CDS encoding TetR/AcrR family transcriptional regulator: MTKKEAIRYAATVLFAHKGFQDTTMQDICKVTGTAEGTIFYHFKSKEGLLIAILEQAKTRILEEYEAAFTGREFASGLEMMEEAVTFYFHLSGLMEHEFTLLQRQFPHQLAEDNNECRAHLAAIYNCLTDIFERVVRAGQRDGSMGDFPPRETAMILFAMVDGLLRLKTCNLYDAGALFDELIASCRRMLAKPRDGSC, encoded by the coding sequence ATGACGAAAAAAGAAGCCATCCGCTACGCAGCCACCGTGCTGTTCGCCCACAAGGGGTTCCAGGATACCACCATGCAGGACATCTGCAAGGTGACCGGGACCGCCGAGGGCACGATCTTTTATCATTTCAAGAGCAAGGAAGGGCTTCTCATCGCCATTTTGGAGCAGGCCAAGACCCGCATCCTGGAAGAGTACGAAGCCGCCTTCACCGGCCGGGAGTTCGCCTCGGGACTGGAAATGATGGAAGAAGCCGTGACGTTTTATTTCCATCTCTCGGGGCTGATGGAGCACGAATTCACCCTGCTCCAACGGCAGTTTCCCCACCAGCTGGCCGAAGACAACAACGAATGCCGGGCCCATCTGGCGGCCATCTACAACTGTCTGACCGACATCTTCGAACGTGTGGTGCGCGCCGGCCAGCGCGACGGATCCATGGGAGACTTTCCGCCCCGGGAAACCGCCATGATCCTTTTCGCCATGGTCGACGGGCTGTTGCGGCTCAAGACCTGCAACCTCTACGACGCCGGGGCGCTTTTCGACGAGCTGATCGCATCCTGCCGCAGGATGCTGGCCAAACCACGTGACGGGAGTTGCTGA
- a CDS encoding response regulator: protein MSVISLFSGVYCKEQSVVAALAEKTGLPVVRDEDMTLLAAKLSGLGLDKIEKAFSAKTSVFNKFTHEKQRAAAWLRLALASRLVEEDKLVIDGFCALLPPRDITHVLRVCLIADATFRRAAAAEEAGLSDRDAKRALERGDEDRAMWSGLVADAKDPWSPALYDMVVPMDKTTVDEAAMLIVKHLADPAVAVSDASRRCAKDFLLAAKVETAITGKGHDVGVTARDGVVSLIINKKVLLLDRLENELRGIAGKIEGVTDVVTKVGKGYYQTDIYRRADFEMPTKVLLVDDEREFVQTLSERLSMREVGSHVVFDGESALEMIADDEPEVMVLDLKMPGIDGLEVLKRTKAERPDVEVIILTGHGSEADREECMRLGAFAYLQKPVDIELLSDTLKKANEKVRSKKAAG, encoded by the coding sequence ATGTCCGTCATCTCCCTTTTCAGCGGCGTATACTGCAAGGAACAGTCGGTGGTCGCGGCCCTGGCCGAGAAAACGGGCCTGCCGGTCGTGCGCGACGAGGACATGACCCTTCTCGCCGCCAAGCTCTCCGGCCTCGGTCTGGACAAAATCGAAAAGGCCTTCTCGGCCAAGACCTCGGTTTTCAACAAGTTCACCCATGAAAAACAGCGTGCCGCCGCCTGGTTGCGCCTGGCCCTTGCCAGCCGCCTCGTCGAGGAGGACAAGCTCGTCATCGACGGCTTTTGCGCGCTGCTGCCGCCCCGCGACATCACCCACGTCCTGCGGGTGTGCCTGATCGCCGACGCCACCTTCCGCCGGGCCGCCGCCGCCGAGGAGGCGGGGTTGTCCGACCGCGACGCCAAGCGGGCCCTCGAACGCGGCGACGAAGACCGGGCCATGTGGTCCGGGCTCGTGGCCGATGCCAAGGACCCCTGGTCCCCGGCCCTCTACGACATGGTCGTTCCCATGGACAAGACCACCGTGGACGAGGCCGCCATGCTCATCGTCAAACACCTGGCCGACCCGGCCGTTGCCGTCAGCGACGCCTCCCGCCGCTGTGCCAAGGATTTCCTGCTGGCGGCCAAGGTCGAGACGGCCATCACCGGCAAGGGCCACGACGTGGGCGTTACCGCCCGCGACGGCGTGGTGTCGCTGATCATCAACAAGAAGGTCCTGCTCCTCGACCGCCTGGAAAACGAACTGCGCGGCATCGCCGGCAAGATCGAAGGCGTCACCGACGTGGTGACCAAGGTGGGCAAGGGCTATTACCAGACCGACATCTACCGCCGGGCCGACTTCGAGATGCCGACCAAGGTCCTGCTCGTCGACGACGAGCGGGAATTCGTGCAAACGCTCTCCGAGCGCCTGTCCATGCGCGAGGTCGGCTCCCACGTGGTCTTCGACGGCGAATCCGCCCTGGAGATGATCGCCGACGACGAGCCGGAAGTGATGGTCCTCGACCTCAAGATGCCGGGCATCGACGGCCTGGAGGTTCTCAAACGCACCAAGGCCGAGCGTCCCGACGTCGAGGTCATCATCCTGACCGGCCACGGTTCCGAAGCCGACCGCGAGGAATGCATGCGCCTGGGCGCGTTCGCCTACCTGCAAAAGCCCGTGGATATCGAGCTGTTAAGCGATACCCTCAAGAAGGCCAACGAAAAGGTGCGTTCGAAAAAAGCCGCCGGCTAG
- a CDS encoding STAS domain-containing protein, which translates to MLLRIFPFLGWFKGYDMAAFRADAIAGLTVALVLIPQSMAYAQLAGMPPYYGLYASFLPPLVAALFGSSRQLATGPVAVVSLMTSASLAPLATAGSEGYIAYAILLALLVGIFQFSLGVLRLGLVVNFLSHPVVNGFTNAGALIIATSQLSKMFGVSVDAADHYYETIMRVVAAAVHHTHWPTLIMGAAAFAIMFGLKKLNPRIPNVLVAVVITTLVSWSIGFEHNAAVDISAIKSPQVVADIEAFNKAAAELPAIAAKRAAMTPREDAAKASGDATEVLNITHDLALLDLQKTVAKEESSLYRTKLRQYLLAAVPGEGGNLSFYLQGEAPAGAKTDGRTWIMRVGNSPLKADKLLLIGGGQVVGVVPSGLPGISFPKLDLKVMLKLFPYAAIIALLGFMEAISIAKAMAAKTGQRLDPNQELIGQGLANMLGSAAQSYPASGSFSRSAVNLQAGAMTGFSSVFTSATVVITLFFFTPLLYNLPQSVLAAVIMMAVIGLLNATGFIHAWKAQWYDGAISIITFIATLVFAPHLDKGIMIGVVLSLLVFLYKSMRPRVASLSLTEDSAYRDASVFKLAECPYVAVVRFDGTLFFANASFLEDQITDRMQSNKNLKHIILAADGVNDMDASGEEALSLLVDRVRSAGLDISLCGVKESVMDVMKRTHLLEHIGEDHLYPDLNQALCSVHKDSWHAPGESCPLTSVCRLPGA; encoded by the coding sequence ATGCTGCTTAGAATCTTTCCCTTCCTCGGCTGGTTTAAGGGCTACGACATGGCGGCGTTTCGGGCCGACGCCATTGCCGGCCTCACCGTAGCCCTCGTGCTCATCCCCCAATCCATGGCCTATGCCCAGCTGGCCGGCATGCCGCCCTACTACGGCCTGTACGCCTCGTTTCTGCCGCCGCTGGTGGCCGCGCTTTTCGGCTCCAGCCGCCAGCTCGCCACCGGCCCCGTGGCCGTTGTTTCGCTGATGACCTCGGCTTCGCTGGCGCCCCTGGCCACGGCCGGATCGGAAGGCTACATCGCCTACGCCATCCTGCTGGCCCTGCTCGTCGGCATCTTCCAGTTTTCGCTCGGCGTCCTGCGCCTGGGGCTGGTGGTCAACTTCCTGTCCCACCCCGTGGTCAACGGCTTCACCAACGCCGGCGCGCTCATCATCGCCACCTCCCAGCTGTCCAAGATGTTCGGCGTGTCCGTGGACGCGGCCGACCACTACTATGAGACCATCATGCGGGTCGTGGCCGCGGCCGTGCATCACACCCACTGGCCGACGCTGATCATGGGCGCGGCCGCCTTCGCCATCATGTTCGGGCTCAAAAAGCTCAACCCCCGCATCCCCAACGTGCTGGTGGCCGTGGTCATCACCACGCTGGTCTCCTGGTCCATCGGGTTCGAACACAACGCCGCCGTGGACATAAGCGCCATCAAGTCGCCCCAGGTCGTGGCCGACATCGAGGCCTTCAACAAGGCCGCGGCCGAGCTGCCGGCCATCGCCGCCAAGCGCGCCGCCATGACCCCGCGCGAGGATGCGGCCAAGGCCTCCGGCGACGCGACCGAGGTCCTCAACATCACCCACGACCTGGCCCTGCTCGACCTGCAAAAGACCGTGGCCAAGGAAGAGAGCAGCCTCTACCGCACCAAGCTGCGCCAGTACCTGCTCGCCGCCGTGCCCGGCGAGGGCGGAAACCTTTCCTTCTACCTCCAGGGCGAGGCGCCGGCCGGAGCCAAGACCGACGGCCGGACCTGGATCATGCGCGTGGGCAACAGCCCGCTTAAGGCCGACAAGCTGCTCTTGATCGGCGGCGGCCAGGTGGTCGGCGTGGTGCCCTCGGGCCTGCCCGGCATCAGCTTCCCGAAGCTCGACCTCAAGGTCATGCTGAAGCTCTTCCCCTACGCCGCCATCATCGCCCTGCTCGGCTTCATGGAAGCCATCTCCATCGCCAAGGCCATGGCCGCCAAGACCGGCCAGCGGCTCGATCCCAACCAGGAACTCATCGGCCAGGGCCTGGCCAACATGCTCGGCTCGGCGGCCCAGAGCTACCCGGCCTCGGGTTCGTTCTCCCGCTCGGCCGTCAACCTGCAGGCCGGCGCCATGACCGGGTTCTCCTCGGTCTTTACCAGCGCCACCGTGGTCATCACGCTCTTTTTCTTCACGCCCTTGCTCTATAACCTGCCCCAGAGCGTGCTGGCCGCCGTCATCATGATGGCCGTCATCGGGCTCTTAAACGCCACGGGCTTCATCCACGCCTGGAAGGCCCAGTGGTACGACGGCGCCATCTCCATCATCACCTTCATCGCCACCCTGGTTTTCGCCCCGCACCTGGACAAGGGCATCATGATCGGCGTGGTGCTGTCGCTTTTGGTCTTCCTCTACAAGAGCATGCGCCCGCGCGTGGCCTCCCTGTCCCTGACCGAGGACAGCGCCTACCGCGACGCCTCGGTGTTCAAGCTGGCCGAATGCCCGTACGTGGCCGTGGTGCGCTTCGACGGCACGCTTTTCTTCGCCAATGCGAGCTTTCTGGAAGACCAGATCACCGACCGCATGCAATCCAATAAAAACCTCAAGCACATTATCCTGGCCGCGGACGGCGTCAACGACATGGACGCCTCGGGCGAGGAAGCATTGTCCCTGCTTGTGGACCGGGTCCGCAGCGCCGGCCTTGACATCTCGCTTTGCGGCGTGAAGGAATCCGTTATGGACGTCATGAAACGGACCCACCTCCTGGAACATATCGGCGAGGATCATCTCTATCCGGACCTGAATCAGGCCCTGTGCTCCGTGCACAAGGACTCCTGGCATGCTCCCGGCGAGAGTTGCCCGCTTACCAGCGTTTGCCGTCTGCCCGGCGCCTAA